The bacterium genome includes a window with the following:
- a CDS encoding Mrp/NBP35 family ATP-binding protein, protein MAFSGKKSRGAGPAKDPAEGKRPIPGVRNVVAVASGKGGVGKSTISANLAVALARTGARVGLLDADIYGPSVPTLFHLKGHRLSGEDGMIVPAESHGLKIVSIGFLLEDDSPVIWRGPMLMKALEQFLHGTKWGELDHLVIDLPPGTGDVQISLVQMTPVAGAVVVTTPQDLALIDVKKAVRMFEKVGVPILGVVENMSYFLCPHCGGRSEVFGHGGARKACAEMGLRFLGEVPLEVALREASDAGELLVATAPDAPAARAIAKAAADSAAALAVLNSLG, encoded by the coding sequence ATGGCGTTTTCCGGAAAGAAGTCTCGCGGCGCCGGGCCGGCGAAGGATCCGGCGGAGGGGAAGCGGCCGATTCCGGGCGTGCGCAACGTCGTCGCGGTCGCGTCGGGGAAGGGGGGCGTGGGAAAGTCGACGATCAGCGCGAACCTCGCCGTGGCGCTGGCGCGCACCGGGGCCCGCGTCGGGCTGCTCGACGCCGACATCTACGGCCCCTCCGTGCCGACCCTCTTCCACCTGAAGGGGCACCGGCTCTCGGGGGAGGACGGCATGATCGTGCCGGCGGAGTCCCACGGGCTGAAGATCGTCTCGATCGGATTCCTCCTCGAGGACGACAGCCCGGTCATCTGGCGCGGCCCGATGCTGATGAAGGCGCTGGAGCAGTTCCTCCACGGGACGAAGTGGGGGGAGCTCGACCACCTCGTCATCGATCTGCCGCCGGGGACCGGGGACGTCCAGATCTCCCTCGTCCAGATGACGCCGGTCGCCGGGGCGGTGGTGGTCACGACCCCGCAAGACCTCGCACTGATCGACGTGAAGAAGGCGGTGCGGATGTTCGAGAAGGTCGGCGTCCCCATCCTCGGCGTGGTCGAGAACATGAGCTACTTCCTGTGCCCCCACTGCGGGGGGCGTAGCGAGGTCTTCGGGCACGGCGGCGCGCGGAAGGCGTGCGCGGAGATGGGGCTGCGGTTCCTCGGCGAGGTGCCGCTCGAGGTGGCCCTGCGGGAAGCGTCGGACGCGGGGGAGCTGCTGGTGGCGACGGCCCCCGACGCGCCCGCGGCGCGGGCGATCGCGAAGGCGGCCGCGGATTCCGCCGCCGCCCTCGCGGTCCTCAACTCCCTGGGGTAG
- a CDS encoding GNAT family N-acetyltransferase yields MNAEYPKDVKLKDGSTVTLKPFERKDKEALFTFFQRLPEGDRIFLKDNVADPAVVERWAAELNYDRIFPVLAWKGNDIVADATLHKNLGGWMKHVGTIRIVVAKDFHRKGMGSILANELFLHALKSGLEKVVAEVMESQPDAKRVFEKLGFKLEATFRGHVRDQIGIRHDLLILTKDLEEFWANIQTHEYFSYPTREMEG; encoded by the coding sequence ATGAACGCGGAATATCCCAAGGACGTAAAGCTCAAGGACGGTTCGACCGTCACGCTCAAGCCGTTCGAGCGGAAGGACAAGGAGGCGCTGTTCACCTTCTTCCAGCGGCTGCCGGAGGGGGACCGGATCTTCCTCAAGGACAACGTGGCGGACCCCGCCGTCGTCGAGCGGTGGGCGGCCGAGCTCAACTACGACCGGATCTTCCCGGTCCTCGCCTGGAAGGGGAACGACATCGTGGCGGACGCCACGCTCCACAAGAACCTCGGCGGGTGGATGAAGCACGTCGGGACGATCCGGATCGTCGTGGCGAAGGACTTCCACCGGAAGGGGATGGGGAGCATCCTCGCCAACGAGCTGTTCCTCCACGCCCTGAAGTCGGGCCTCGAGAAGGTGGTGGCCGAGGTGATGGAGTCGCAGCCGGACGCGAAGCGGGTGTTCGAGAAGCTGGGCTTCAAGCTGGAGGCCACGTTCCGCGGGCACGTGCGGGACCAGATCGGGATACGGCACGACCTGCTCATCCTGACGAAGGACCTCGAGGAGTTCTGGGCGAACATCCAGACCCACGAGTACTTCTCCTACCCCACCCGCGAGATGGAGGGCTGA
- a CDS encoding enoyl-CoA hydratase/isomerase family protein: protein MGGKVIVERDGGVATVTLSNPSRKNALNLKILNELRAALDTLASRDTRCLILRGEGSEAFCAGYDITQIPAGGSGEAQVLLSSNPFDDMIRAIESFPSPVIAMLNGFAFGGGLEMAVACDIRIASDQAVFGMTPARLGIIYRPAGLMRFVNTIGLPATKELFYTARKVSARRALDLKLVGRVCPPEELPQVVLEMAREIAGNAPLSIRGTKRILALCMQFRDLPPGEAEEAEELIRACMDSRDLLEGKQAFLEKRNPKFQGR, encoded by the coding sequence ATGGGCGGCAAGGTGATCGTGGAGCGGGACGGGGGGGTCGCGACCGTCACCCTCTCCAACCCGTCGAGGAAGAACGCGCTGAACCTGAAGATCCTGAACGAGCTGCGCGCGGCGCTCGACACGCTCGCATCCCGGGACACGCGCTGCCTGATCCTGCGGGGGGAGGGGAGCGAGGCGTTCTGCGCGGGGTACGACATCACCCAGATCCCCGCCGGGGGGAGCGGCGAGGCCCAGGTGCTCCTTTCCAGCAACCCGTTCGACGACATGATCCGGGCGATCGAGTCGTTCCCCTCGCCGGTGATCGCGATGCTGAACGGCTTCGCCTTCGGCGGGGGGCTCGAGATGGCGGTGGCGTGCGACATCCGGATCGCCTCCGACCAGGCGGTCTTCGGGATGACGCCGGCCCGCCTCGGGATCATCTACCGCCCCGCGGGGCTCATGCGGTTCGTGAACACGATCGGGCTCCCCGCCACGAAGGAGCTCTTCTACACGGCGCGGAAGGTGAGCGCCCGGCGTGCGCTGGACCTGAAGCTGGTCGGCCGCGTCTGCCCCCCGGAGGAGCTCCCCCAGGTCGTCCTGGAGATGGCGCGGGAGATCGCGGGGAACGCCCCCCTCTCGATCCGCGGCACGAAGCGGATCCTCGCCCTGTGCATGCAGTTCCGCGACCTCCCCCCCGGCGAGGCGGAAGAGGCGGAGGAGCTGATCCGCGCCTGCATGGACAGCCGCGACCTCCTCGAGGGGAAGCAGGCGTTCCTCGAGAAGCGGAACCCGAAGTTCCAGGGGAGATAA